In a genomic window of Rhododendron vialii isolate Sample 1 chromosome 12a, ASM3025357v1:
- the LOC131310624 gene encoding zinc finger protein CONSTANS-LIKE 16-like: MITSKKAANAVGGKTARACDSCLRKRARWYCAADDAFLCQGCDSSVHSANQLASRHERVRLEKGAPNKPVFGSPNTQNSTPAWLQGFTRKARTPRQPKPAKAIYGSAFTNPLAIVPEIGCENSPNESEEQLLYRVPVFDPFAAELCNAPNNMADALAYEREGTATGGGFAVSMRDEGVVLRDEACDIDFDTLNGLILPSDMELAEFAADVESLLGTGLDEDCCGIEGLGLGSGVGLLECNKEDDDDDDDDMGNFFVESRKVKVEDDINEVEEVVDCQMEMGFDLERETIDWNFDYEVNGEEEEKMVGGIMDGRSGLKQEEEEEGEEEVKRKVILSLNYEGVVSAWASQGCPWTDGIRPELNADGGWPDFMGYSHPYGGVGGSHVRGGDDGGREARVLRYREKRRTRLFSKKIRYEVRKLNAEKRPRMKGRFVKRTPFSVPSFPSYLVNTK; this comes from the exons ATGATCACTTCAAAGAAAGCTGCAAACGCCGTCGGAGGCAAGACGGCGCGGGCCTGCGACAGCTGTCTGCGAAAACGGGCACGGTGGTACTGCGCGGCCGACGACGCTTTCCTTTGCCAAGGATGCGATTCGTCGGTCCACTCGGCTAACCAGCTAGCCAGCCGGCACGAAAGGGTTAGGCTCGAGAAGGGGGCTCCTAATAAGCCCGTGTTTGGCTCACCGAACACACAGAATTCTACGCCGGCTTGGCTTCAAGGGTTCACCCGTAAGGCTCGAACCCCGCGCCAACCCAAGCCAGCCAAGGCCATATATGGCTCTGCGTTCACAAACCCACTTGCTATAGTCCCGGAGATTGGTTGTGAAAATTCGCCCAATGAGAGCGAAGAGCAACTGCTTTATCGGGTCCCGGTTTTCGACCCATTTGCCGCGGAGCTATGTAACGCACCAAACAACATGGCGGATGCATTGGCATACGAAAGAGAGGGAACTGCCACGGGAGGCGGCTTCGCGGTTTCGATGAGAGATGAAGGAGTAGTATTACGCGACGAAGCGTGCGATATAGATTTCGATACTCTCAACGGATTAATTCTTCCATCGGATATGGAACTCGCGGAGTTTGCAGCCGATGTTGAGAGCCTACTCGGGACCGGACTCGACGAGGACTGTTGTGGAATCGAAGGGTTAGGCTTAGGGTCAGGTGTAGGGTTGTTAGAGTGTAACAAGGAagatgacgatgatgatgatgatgatatggGTAATTTTTTCGTGGAAAGCAGAAAAGTTAAGGTTGAGGATGATATTAATGAGGTGGAAGAGGTTGTTGATTGCCAAATGGAAATGGGTTTTGATTTAGAGAGGGAGACTATAGATTGGAACTTTGAttatgaagtgaatggagaagaggaggaaaagaTGGTGGGTGGTATAATGGATGGAAGGAGTGGAttgaaacaagaagaagaagaagaaggagaagaagaagtgaaGAGGAAGGTGATTTTGAGTCTGAATTATGAAGGGGTAGTTAGTGCTTGGGCTAGCCAAGGCTGTCCTTGGACTGACGGGATCCGACCGGAGCTCAACGCCGATGGTGGCTGGCCCGACTTCATG GGTTATTCTCATCCATACGGAGGAGTAGGAGGCAGCCACGTGAGGGGTGGCGACGACGGAGGCCGAGAAGCTCGAGTTTTGAGGTACAGAGAGAAGAGAAGGACAAGATTGTTCTCGAAGAAGATAAGGTACGAAGTCAGGAAACTCAATGCAGAGAAGAGGCCAAGAATGAAAGGCCGATTTGTCAAGAGGACACCCTTTTCTGTGCCTTCTTTTCCCAGTTACCTCGTCAACACCAAGTAA